GCCATAGGCACTGCAAGGCGGGATACCCGTCTGGATGCGGCCGGTAGACCCAGTTTGCGCAGCCTAGATAATCGTAAAAATGTCTGTTTTGAATCGGGCAAAAAATCACATCTCTATCATCAACAAAATCGGGGTATCGTTGTTCAGGCACAAGCAGACCACCTGCCATCAAATATTCGCCAATGGCATTTAGCACTCGTCCAGGTGGGGCAACGTCGCCCCCGATGATCAGGATTCGTGCCGGATAAGCGGCTGGGGCATGAGGTGGGGTGAGTGAGCTTTGCACGCTCGATCACTCCCCTACTTGCTGAATGGTCACATACCCCTCCAGCCAGCCTATGTGGTCATCCACTTGGTGTTCATCGATCGAGAAGCCTGCAGGCCGTTCTCTAAATCCCGGCAGGTCGGCTACTTTCTGTTGGGCAGCACGCGCAAAAGCCTCGGTCGAAAAAACACCGATCAGTTTCACATCTTCGTGACCGTCATCAAACTCGTGCACATGGTGAAGGAGGAAAACAGTGTTCATTATGGTGTTATTGCAGATAGGTCACCAGACTGGTGCTGAATGACCTGAAAGATATCCGTCGAAAATCCTTCGGTATCGCTCAGCTAAGTACGCTCCATGCGCCTGCCCAAGACGATCAATGTCATGCCAAAATCGCGCCTCCTCAAATCCCTCAAAGTTCCAGACCGAGAAGAGCGCCAAATTATGAAAGCAGTCTGCCACATCTCGGCACAGCCGCAGGTCTGAAGCCCTGCGCCACCAGCTTACTGGATTCCACCAAACAGTATCGCAATGACCTGAGCGAAGGTGACACAAGACTGTGTAGAGCAGATGGCGGTAGGCTTCCTGACGTTGCGTCTCAATGCGCGTGGTGTTGCCTAAGGAGTCGGGATTACCACCTAAAGTCTGTGCTGCCTCATGAAAAAGCTGTCTTATCGCCGGAGTCGCATACCGGGCGGTGTAAACCATCTGATCCGTAACCAAGTCGTAGTACTTGCTGCCGATACCACGGTAACGCTTGTTCATCTCGGTCCGGTCGATGGCACCCTCCTTTTCCAACGCCAGCATGGAGCAATTGAAGCCATCGCTGATGATGCCAACGAGCGTGTTCCGGATCTCTTCGTCGGTGGGCTTATTCATCGTCATTTGGTAGAGCTTCTCTCTGTCCACAGCCACTTGCGGCAATGTGGGCATTTTTCATACCGCTTACTTCCCATGTTAACCGCCATCGGCGAAGGCTCGAAGTCGGTGCCGCACTCCGGGCAGTGGCGGATGCCGTAGAGGAGGTGCCAGGGGAACTTGCGGCCGGTGGTGTAGCGGGTGAGCAAGGCCAGCGCCCCCACGAAGAGCGCCACCAGCCACAGAACCACGATCACCTCCCACGCCGAGCGACCCAGGCCGCCCACATTCCACGCCATG
The sequence above is drawn from the Prosthecobacter vanneervenii genome and encodes:
- a CDS encoding DUF4262 domain-containing protein, producing the protein MQSSLTPPHAPAAYPARILIIGGDVAPPGRVLNAIGEYLMAGGLLVPEQRYPDFVDDRDVIFCPIQNRHFYDYLGCANWVYRPHPDGYPALQCLWPDLNGVFPREDGFDERFKGLQVDLSS
- a CDS encoding DUF7336 domain-containing protein, with protein sequence MNTVFLLHHVHEFDDGHEDVKLIGVFSTEAFARAAQQKVADLPGFRERPAGFSIDEHQVDDHIGWLEGYVTIQQVGE